The following DNA comes from Tachypleus tridentatus isolate NWPU-2018 chromosome 9, ASM421037v1, whole genome shotgun sequence.
atcatatttcatttttataattttgtttctttactaggttatgtgttttaaatgagCGTAAAGCTACAGCATGATCTATTTGTATCCTAGGCCTACAACAGCCATGTTTTTAGTATCACAAGCCTATCGTGTTTGCAAAGTTTCAAAACTGGATATTATTGAAATTATGTTTATACTGCTACTGCATAGTTTACACCCTGAGTGTTATTAAAACCATGTTTGATCTAcaacaattaaaacaatgttactgaaaacaTATCTGgtctataaacagtttaaaaaattagtattatTGAAACATACTTACTTTGAATCGTCCGTGATATGAAACACGATGGAAAGTTATTTTGACTGACAAACACAGTACGGTTTCTTAGTTAATAcatcagaataaaataatattgataataataacattgttggcTAAAACGAGgtaattaaaattacagttaatatttacataatgtctgatcGATTATAACTTGAATTACGTCatttagttttatgaaataaGTTTAGGCCtacattagtttgtttgtctGATAGCGTTAATTATTCTTCGAATAAGGAACAATTTATCGATCTAATACATAACTGAAATAAGGCGTAGCTTCAATATCTTCCACAAAAATGATTCAGTAAAGAAAACTCAGGCGAAGAGCATGGAAACTACCGTAAAATTCTTGCAGTATATTTAATATCCATCGAAAGTAATTTACTTAGCTTAAAGCATTagtgttaaaactatttattgtgaACTACATTACGAGCATCGGTTATCAAAagctttgaaataataataataaaacagtgaaaaagttATTACgcaaaaaataatagaaatcaaataatattaataacagtacGAAGTAaattgttatgttaaaatattaagaactaaTTCACTTTCTTTAATGCTGTTAAAAGTACACtaacaaaaaccaaaacagcGCCAAAAATGCTATACCAGGTGGCGATAGTATTCAAGATGAAAATATCGAACAAAAAGGCTGTAATTATATTTAGAGTTTGAGCAACAGACACTGAGCCAGCGTTTTGCACTTGTAAGGCCACTGTGATGAGGAGTTGATTCAGTGTCAAACAGATGCCAGAACTCACAACAAGAACACTGTTTCTGCCACAagatgatatttgaatttttttgaaGAAGAACAGTAGAAAAGTTCCCACAACAAGGTTAATGGTAGACATAATGGCGATCACAACTTGAGGTggtgtttttttaagtttacgGGCCATTGTATAGCAACAAGCTTTCAATAGACACGCAGAAAATCCAAAAATAATTCCTTTAAACCGATTACCTACGTCATGAATATCTTGAAACGTTCGTACAATAAACTTTGGTTTGATAACTAAAATAATGCCCGTCATCGTCAGCATTAACACGAATACATTGTAAGCCCCACAACGTTCTCTCAAAACCAAGTAAGCAAGCAAACTAATGAACACTGGAGAAGAGGAATCGATTGTGGAAGCAACCGCAAGAGGGAGCCAATGAAAACAGTCTATCATTAGGGCTTTTACTATTCCACTAAATATagctctaaaaaacaaaataattctttctCCTTCTTCTCCGAAGTAATTGGCTttcgaataaataataaaaacattataaattcccCACTGGATAAGAGCTTGAGTTACCAGAAACTGGGCCGAACTAATTTCTGACACCAGCTTCAAATTCAGAATCGCCAGAGAAAACATGAATCCTGATGTCATTCCCAAAATAATT
Coding sequences within:
- the LOC143227511 gene encoding solute carrier family 35 member G1-like; this encodes MKTSDQTFSSKKFKTVPGIGIILGMTSGFMFSLAILNLKLVSEISSAQFLVTQALIQWGIYNVFIIYSKANYFGEEGERIILFFRAIFSGIVKALMIDCFHWLPLAVASTIDSSSPVFISLLAYLVLRERCGAYNVFVLMLTMTGIILVIKPKFIVRTFQDIHDVGNRFKGIIFGFSACLLKACCYTMARKLKKTPPQVVIAIMSTINLVVGTFLLFFFKKIQISSCGRNSVLVVSSGICLTLNQLLITVALQVQNAGSVSVAQTLNIITAFLFDIFILNTIATWYSIFGAVLVFVSVLLTALKKVN